The following are encoded in a window of Passer domesticus isolate bPasDom1 chromosome 30, bPasDom1.hap1, whole genome shotgun sequence genomic DNA:
- the LOC135287521 gene encoding serine/threonine-protein kinase pim-1-like gives MPGAGAASPAFGSAWPEPEPGPVPDAGSSPGPDPDPEPGPGPGSSRGPRRTQAAQPLPPPPLRLARPELRRSAARPPGRVGMPGKAQEALQERYRLGSLLGRGGFGSVCSATRLSDGAPVAIKRVPRDRIRHWSELPDGTSAPLEIVLLAKVSCGCAGVIQLLEWLELPDSFLLVMERPERCQELSGFLVERRFLPEEEVRGLFRQVLEAVRHCTSCGVLHRDIKPENILLDLASGQLKLIDFGCGAFLQDTAYTQFAGTLAYSPPEWTQHQSYHGEAATIWSLGLLLYQLVVGKHPFRRGQEIIWGRILFPARLSQECQDVIKRCLSMQPSDRPSLEELFCHPWVQGAPQP, from the exons atgcctggggctggggcggcatcgccggcttttggctccgcctggcccgagcccgagcccggccccgtcCCCGACGCAGGGTCCAgtcccggccccgaccccgaccccgagcccggccccggtcccggctcctcccggggcccgcggaggacacaggcggcgcagccgctcccgccgcctccgctgcggcttgcccggcccgagctccgccgctcggcagcgcggccgccGGGGCGGGTGGGGAtgcccg ggaaggcgcaggaggccctgcaggagcggtaccgcctgggttccctgctggggcgcGGCGGATTCGGCAGTGTCTGCTCGgcgacgcggctctcggacggcgccccg gtggccatcaaacgCGTGCCGCGGGATCGCATCCGgcactggagcgagctg cccgacggcaccagcgcgcccctggagatcgtgctgctggccaaggtgtcctgtggctgtgctggtgtcattcagctgctggagtggcttgagctccccgacAGCTTCTTGCTGGTGATGGAGCGTCCAGAGCGGTGCCAGGAGCTCTCGGGTTTCCTGGTGGAGCGGAGGTTCCTGCCGGAGGAGGAGGTGCGGgggctgttccgccaggtgctggaggccgtgcggcactgcaccagctgcggggtcctgcacagggacatcaagCCCGAGAACATCCTGCTCGACCTGGCCAGCGGGCAGCTGAaactgattgactttggctgtggcgccttcctccaagacacagcctacacccagtttgcag GAACCCTGGCCTACAGCCCTCCAGAGTGGACCCAGCACCAAAGCTACCATGGCGAGGCAGCGACGATCTGGTCCCTGGGCCTCCTGCTGTACCAGCTGGTCGTGGGGAAGCACCCGTTCAGGAGGGGCCAGGAGATCATCTGGGGGCGCATCTTGTTCCCAGCACGGCTCTCTCAag agtgccaagatGTCATTAAGCGGTGTTTGTCCATGCAGCCCTCGGACAGGCCATCATTAGAAGAGCTTTTCTGCCATCCTTGGGTGCAGGGTGCTCCTCAGCCCTAG